From the Candidatus Bathyarchaeota archaeon genome, one window contains:
- a CDS encoding prephenate dehydrogenase/arogenate dehydrogenase family protein, with the protein MKTAVLGAGKMGAWFANYCKQAGDSVVLADRKQTKLDALPQDLGVELETDFTQAIQGADRILICVSISAFEEVIKKISPALKPNQVVMDICSIKDYPVKVMHENIQTALTLGTHPVFGPGSHGLKHKAYILTPTNDAEAQYAEKFKNWLQKEGANVFVMSPKKHDELMSMVLGLPHFLGLVACETLLEQPAFSETKQVAGTTYRMLFTLAEATAMETPDVYASLQTKLPELSALEDQFIAKAQAWLDILKQKNPKAITEHIEQIKAKLLQTDPEFAKSYQTMYKMLESTEN; encoded by the coding sequence ATGAAAACCGCGGTTTTAGGCGCGGGAAAGATGGGTGCTTGGTTCGCTAACTACTGTAAACAAGCTGGAGATAGCGTCGTTTTGGCTGACCGCAAACAAACCAAACTCGACGCGCTTCCCCAAGACCTTGGCGTGGAGTTGGAAACCGACTTTACCCAAGCCATCCAAGGTGCTGACCGCATCCTCATCTGCGTTTCCATTAGCGCGTTTGAGGAAGTCATAAAAAAAATCAGCCCCGCCCTAAAACCAAACCAAGTCGTCATGGACATCTGCTCGATTAAAGATTACCCCGTCAAAGTGATGCATGAAAACATCCAAACCGCCCTTACCCTTGGTACGCATCCCGTTTTTGGACCTGGCAGCCACGGCTTAAAACACAAAGCCTACATCCTAACACCCACCAACGATGCTGAGGCACAGTACGCAGAAAAATTCAAGAACTGGCTACAGAAAGAGGGCGCCAACGTTTTTGTCATGTCCCCCAAAAAACACGATGAACTCATGTCCATGGTTTTGGGGTTGCCGCATTTTCTGGGGTTAGTTGCCTGCGAGACATTGTTGGAGCAACCAGCGTTTTCGGAAACCAAGCAGGTCGCGGGAACCACTTACCGCATGCTCTTCACCTTAGCCGAAGCAACTGCCATGGAAACCCCCGACGTCTACGCCAGCTTGCAAACCAAACTCCCCGAACTTAGCGCTTTAGAAGACCAGTTCATAGCCAAAGCCCAAGCATGGCTAGACATACTCAAACAAAAAAACCCAAAAGCCATAACCGAGCACATCGAACAAATCAAAGCTAAACTGCTCCAAACCGACCCCGAATTCGCAAAATCCTACCAAACCATGTACAAAATGCTCGAATCCACCGAAAACTAA
- a CDS encoding pyridoxal phosphate-dependent aminotransferase, whose protein sequence is MLYEINEKALKLESEGKKIIRLNLGDPDMQTPPQIVEAAYDAMKQGKTKYSSSFGEKKLREAIAQIHGVSADNVVIMPGSKMGIFSTMYLTMKSGGNIVVPTPYWTAYALMAKTLGAKTKLLRAEMQDGWNVDLEKLKETIDSETRMIILNNPNNPTSKVMDTKVLDGIVDIANDKGVTVLSDEVYSSIAFTQTKSITEYEGNHVLSSGFSKAFSMTGWRIGYIIADKDLVGKITKLNQITINNVPLFIQEAAMKGLELREQIAADIRNEYKQRADLAAQTLSKAGFSFTQPDAPFYVFPKRDGLNSEKFVFSLLDKGVAIAPGTSFGDYPEHFRISLTAPIDELKVALDKICEAP, encoded by the coding sequence ATGTTGTATGAAATAAATGAGAAAGCCCTAAAACTTGAAAGTGAAGGAAAAAAGATAATCCGACTAAACTTGGGCGACCCCGACATGCAAACGCCCCCCCAAATCGTAGAAGCCGCCTACGACGCCATGAAACAAGGCAAAACCAAGTACTCCTCCTCGTTTGGCGAAAAAAAACTACGCGAAGCAATTGCTCAAATCCACGGTGTCTCAGCCGACAACGTGGTGATTATGCCTGGTTCGAAAATGGGTATCTTCTCTACCATGTACTTGACCATGAAAAGCGGCGGAAACATTGTTGTTCCCACTCCTTACTGGACAGCTTATGCTTTGATGGCGAAAACCTTGGGTGCAAAAACCAAGCTGCTGCGCGCTGAGATGCAAGATGGCTGGAACGTGGATTTAGAGAAACTCAAAGAAACAATTGACAGCGAAACCCGCATGATCATACTAAACAACCCAAACAACCCCACCAGCAAAGTCATGGACACCAAAGTTTTAGACGGCATCGTAGACATCGCCAACGATAAGGGCGTTACGGTTCTCTCCGATGAGGTTTACAGTTCTATAGCTTTCACCCAAACCAAAAGCATCACAGAGTATGAGGGTAACCACGTGCTTTCCAGCGGCTTTTCCAAAGCCTTCTCCATGACCGGCTGGCGAATTGGCTATATCATAGCAGACAAAGACCTCGTAGGCAAAATCACCAAACTCAACCAGATAACCATAAACAACGTGCCCCTATTCATCCAAGAAGCCGCCATGAAAGGTTTAGAGTTGCGTGAGCAAATCGCCGCAGACATCAGAAACGAATACAAACAACGAGCCGACCTAGCCGCCCAAACCTTATCCAAAGCAGGCTTCTCATTCACACAACCCGACGCGCCCTTCTACGTGTTCCCCAAACGCGACGGCTTAAACTCAGAAAAATTCGTCTTCAGCTTACTTGACAAAGGCGTAGCCATAGCCCCAGGAACCTCCTTTGGCGACTATCCTGAGCACTTTCGCATCTCGCTAACCGCCCCCATTGACGAGCTCAAAGTGGCGTTAGACAAAATCTGCGAGGCGCCTTGA
- the ilvB gene encoding biosynthetic-type acetolactate synthase large subunit produces the protein MSKMSGAKALIESLERKNVEHIFGILGGAVLPIYDGLCGSKIRHILSRHEQGAVHAAEGYARASGKVGVCMATSGPGATNLVTGIANAHMDSSPVIALTGQVPSKGVNTTYMIGKDAFQEADIIGITTPITKYNYQVRAAAEIPKIVNTAYYIATTGRPGPVLIDLPKNTQAETAEVEFTNKIDTQGYNPKVEPDMAQISQAVDLLLNAERPIILAGGGVISSEASNELLQMAELLMSPVATTFMGKSSFPEIHPLSVGSIGMHGNPAANKLLCEADLLLAVGTRFSDRATTNLDTFMPDAKKIHVEIDPAEVNKNIDVDVPVVGDAKVVMQMIHAALSKKLKKTAGTAWSKRVKEAKEQLSPLLVDIPKDVTPKALLTKLRSLLPDDAIITTEVGQNQMWSALYFKSLQPRTFISSGGLGTMGFGFPAALGAKVACPNRQVVDIAGDGSFLMTQQELACSVAEDIPVTVIVLNNSVLGMVAQWQRMLYKKRYMAVNLGKTPDFVKLAQAYGAQGIRVGSISEFQKAVKEALKSKVSTVIDVPIGSEEDVVPFVPPGCGLPQQMGDY, from the coding sequence ATGTCTAAAATGTCAGGTGCAAAAGCCCTAATAGAATCGTTAGAACGTAAAAATGTAGAACATATTTTCGGCATATTAGGAGGAGCTGTGCTGCCCATCTACGATGGTTTATGTGGCTCAAAGATTAGGCACATACTCTCAAGGCATGAGCAAGGCGCAGTTCACGCCGCCGAAGGATATGCCCGAGCCAGCGGAAAAGTAGGCGTCTGCATGGCAACCTCAGGACCCGGAGCAACCAACTTGGTCACGGGCATAGCCAACGCCCACATGGACTCCTCCCCCGTCATTGCACTCACAGGTCAAGTCCCCTCCAAAGGAGTAAACACCACCTACATGATAGGCAAAGACGCCTTCCAAGAAGCAGACATCATCGGCATAACAACCCCAATAACCAAATACAACTACCAAGTCCGAGCAGCCGCGGAAATTCCCAAAATCGTAAACACCGCTTATTACATAGCAACCACTGGCAGGCCAGGACCGGTGCTGATTGATTTGCCAAAGAATACGCAGGCAGAAACCGCAGAGGTTGAGTTCACCAACAAGATTGACACACAAGGCTACAACCCCAAAGTTGAACCTGACATGGCGCAAATCAGCCAAGCCGTAGACCTGCTACTAAACGCCGAAAGACCCATCATACTTGCGGGAGGAGGAGTTATAAGCTCTGAAGCCTCAAATGAACTCTTGCAGATGGCAGAGCTCCTGATGTCGCCTGTGGCCACGACGTTCATGGGCAAAAGCAGTTTCCCTGAAATCCATCCACTTTCGGTAGGTTCAATAGGTATGCATGGAAACCCAGCTGCAAACAAGCTCCTGTGCGAAGCCGACTTGCTCTTGGCAGTTGGAACCCGCTTCTCCGACAGAGCCACCACGAACTTAGACACGTTTATGCCTGACGCAAAGAAAATCCACGTAGAGATAGACCCCGCAGAGGTTAACAAGAACATAGATGTTGATGTGCCTGTGGTTGGAGATGCAAAAGTAGTCATGCAGATGATACATGCGGCGTTATCTAAGAAGCTAAAGAAAACAGCGGGCACTGCATGGTCTAAGCGCGTGAAAGAAGCTAAAGAGCAGCTTAGCCCCTTGCTAGTTGACATACCCAAAGACGTAACGCCCAAAGCTTTGCTAACCAAGCTACGCAGTTTGTTGCCTGACGACGCCATCATCACAACTGAGGTAGGGCAAAACCAGATGTGGTCTGCGCTGTACTTCAAATCGCTACAGCCGCGCACGTTCATTAGCTCTGGCGGTTTGGGAACTATGGGTTTTGGTTTCCCCGCAGCTTTGGGCGCAAAAGTAGCTTGCCCAAACAGGCAGGTAGTGGACATCGCGGGCGATGGTAGTTTCCTGATGACTCAGCAAGAGCTTGCCTGTTCAGTTGCAGAAGACATACCCGTAACCGTCATAGTCCTAAACAACTCAGTGCTGGGCATGGTCGCGCAGTGGCAACGAATGCTCTACAAGAAACGCTACATGGCAGTTAACCTAGGCAAAACACCCGACTTTGTCAAACTAGCTCAAGCTTACGGCGCACAGGGCATCCGCGTGGGTTCCATTAGCGAGTTCCAGAAAGCGGTTAAGGAAGCACTAAAAAGCAAAGTCAGCACAGTAATTGATGTACCCATTGGCTCTGAAGAGGACGTGGTGCCATTTGTGCCTCCGGGCTGCGGTTTGCCACAACAGATGGGGGACTACTAA
- a CDS encoding 2-isopropylmalate synthase — protein sequence MNPKTSPPYIRIFDTTLRDGEQTPGVSLTIEDKIEIARQLSLLGVDAIEAGFPGSSDGEKKVIKEIMKAKLDSEVCGLSRCNRKDIDAALDCDVDTVHVFISTSPVQMQYAINMTPQQVLDATADSVQYVKDHGLTCEFSPMDATRSGLPFLKQVCKAAQDAGMDRLNVPDTVGTMRPKTMSQLIEDIKTVTSVPISVHCHDDFGMAVANSLAAVEVGATQVHCTINGLGERAGNASLEEVAVALNLLYKYKTGINMKLLYSTSRMVAALTGMMVQANKAIVGENAFAHESGIHTRGVTEKPLTFEPIAPEVVGRTRKLVAGKLAGTRGIKAELEEVGIRPTEEQLKEIVKRVKDLGDKGKMVTDADLLALTSAVMGEVIAEEKIVDLCDLAVMTGVKVLPTASVRLSLDGKEYVAAETGVGPVDAVLKSITKVTQSMEKIRLNEYRIEAITGGSNAVAEVVIKVEDEHGRVVSARAAREDIVMASVEAMINGINKCLIKNRKQGNKK from the coding sequence ATGAATCCCAAAACCTCCCCCCCTTATATCCGAATTTTTGACACAACCTTAAGAGACGGCGAGCAAACCCCGGGGGTTTCGCTTACCATTGAAGATAAAATCGAAATTGCACGGCAGCTAAGTTTGCTTGGCGTGGATGCTATAGAAGCGGGTTTTCCAGGTTCATCTGATGGTGAAAAAAAGGTCATCAAAGAGATTATGAAAGCCAAGTTGGATTCTGAAGTTTGTGGGCTTTCCAGATGTAACCGAAAAGACATTGACGCGGCGCTTGACTGCGACGTGGATACGGTTCACGTGTTTATTTCAACTTCTCCTGTGCAGATGCAGTACGCAATAAACATGACACCACAGCAGGTGCTAGACGCAACGGCAGATTCTGTGCAGTACGTTAAAGACCACGGCTTAACCTGCGAGTTCTCCCCCATGGATGCCACCCGCTCCGGACTACCGTTCCTCAAACAGGTCTGCAAAGCCGCGCAAGACGCAGGCATGGATAGGCTAAATGTGCCCGACACCGTCGGAACCATGCGACCCAAAACCATGAGCCAACTCATTGAGGACATCAAAACCGTCACGTCTGTTCCCATTAGCGTTCACTGCCACGACGACTTTGGCATGGCAGTCGCGAATTCCTTAGCTGCGGTGGAGGTAGGCGCAACCCAAGTTCACTGCACCATAAACGGATTAGGCGAACGCGCAGGAAATGCCTCGCTAGAAGAAGTCGCCGTTGCCCTGAACTTGCTCTACAAGTACAAAACAGGCATCAACATGAAGCTGCTCTACAGCACCTCTCGCATGGTCGCTGCCCTAACAGGCATGATGGTACAAGCCAACAAAGCCATAGTAGGCGAAAACGCTTTCGCGCATGAATCAGGCATCCACACCCGCGGAGTAACCGAAAAACCCCTAACGTTTGAACCCATCGCACCCGAAGTCGTAGGACGCACCCGAAAACTCGTTGCAGGCAAACTGGCAGGCACGCGGGGCATCAAAGCGGAGCTAGAAGAAGTTGGCATTCGCCCCACCGAAGAGCAACTCAAAGAAATTGTCAAACGCGTCAAAGACCTAGGCGATAAAGGCAAGATGGTTACTGACGCTGACTTACTCGCACTAACGTCCGCAGTCATGGGTGAGGTTATAGCTGAAGAAAAAATCGTTGACCTATGCGATTTGGCGGTCATGACAGGCGTGAAAGTCTTGCCCACCGCGTCGGTTCGGCTGTCGCTTGATGGTAAAGAGTACGTAGCAGCAGAAACAGGTGTTGGTCCCGTAGACGCCGTGTTAAAATCCATAACTAAAGTCACGCAGAGCATGGAAAAAATCCGCTTAAACGAGTACCGTATAGAAGCCATAACAGGAGGCTCTAACGCCGTTGCAGAGGTCGTTATCAAAGTTGAAGACGAACATGGCAGAGTAGTTTCGGCGCGCGCCGCCCGAGAAGACATCGTTATGGCAAGCGTAGAAGCAATGATTAACGGGATAAACAAGTGCCTGATTAAAAATCGTAAGCAGGGAAACAAAAAGTGA
- a CDS encoding 3-isopropylmalate dehydratase small subunit — protein MQVKGKAIKFGVNIDTDVILPGKWLSLIDPAELAQHAMEGLDAEFPAKAKEGVIVVGGKNFGCGSSREQAPIALKHSGVKCVLAESFARIFFRNSINIGLPVIECQGISEAVAEGDVLVVDLEEGKIQNVTQNKSLSGTKLPPFIMTILTDGGLIENLRKRLNKQ, from the coding sequence GTGCAAGTTAAAGGAAAAGCCATAAAATTCGGAGTTAACATTGACACAGACGTGATTTTGCCAGGCAAATGGCTCTCACTAATTGACCCTGCCGAGTTAGCCCAGCACGCCATGGAAGGTTTGGACGCGGAGTTTCCCGCAAAAGCCAAGGAAGGCGTTATAGTTGTGGGCGGCAAAAACTTTGGGTGTGGCTCAAGCAGAGAGCAAGCGCCCATAGCTTTGAAGCACTCAGGCGTCAAATGTGTGTTAGCAGAGTCGTTTGCGCGCATATTCTTCCGAAACAGCATAAACATCGGCTTGCCCGTGATTGAATGCCAAGGCATCTCAGAGGCGGTAGCAGAGGGCGACGTTTTAGTTGTGGACTTAGAAGAAGGCAAAATCCAAAACGTGACCCAAAATAAGAGTCTTTCAGGAACAAAGCTTCCTCCGTTCATCATGACGATTCTAACTGACGGAGGCTTAATTGAAAATCTACGAAAGAGGTTGAACAAGCAATGA
- the pheA gene encoding prephenate dehydratase, whose product MTKVAFQGEQGAYSESAVYQFFGAQAEAKPCREFRDVFENVQKQQTDFGVVPVENSLEGSVNQNYDLFLDYDLKVCGEVIVKIDHCLITNPTVEIDAVATVFSHPQALAQCRKYLEQLGRELVPTYDTAGSVKMLKENKLQNAAAVASQRAAQLYNMKILKCDIADNKENYTRFFVLSQKDAPATGKDKTSIIFSASDTPGSLYHALGEFAKRDINLTKIESRPTKQTPWQYNFYLDLNGHHTEPQCAQALQALKQHSAFIKILGSYPKAT is encoded by the coding sequence GTGACAAAGGTAGCCTTCCAAGGTGAACAAGGCGCATACAGTGAAAGCGCAGTTTACCAGTTCTTCGGTGCCCAAGCAGAGGCGAAACCGTGCCGCGAATTTCGCGACGTGTTCGAAAACGTCCAAAAACAGCAAACAGACTTTGGCGTGGTTCCTGTGGAGAACAGTTTGGAAGGCAGCGTAAACCAAAACTATGATTTGTTCTTGGATTACGATTTGAAGGTCTGCGGCGAAGTCATCGTCAAAATCGACCATTGCCTCATAACTAACCCCACCGTAGAAATTGACGCGGTAGCGACGGTTTTTTCTCATCCCCAAGCCTTAGCGCAGTGCCGCAAGTACCTTGAACAGCTTGGACGCGAACTCGTCCCCACCTACGACACCGCAGGCAGCGTAAAAATGCTCAAAGAAAACAAACTACAAAACGCCGCCGCAGTCGCCAGCCAAAGAGCCGCCCAACTCTACAACATGAAAATCCTCAAATGCGACATAGCCGACAACAAAGAAAACTATACCCGCTTCTTCGTACTCTCCCAAAAAGACGCACCCGCCACAGGCAAAGACAAAACCTCCATCATATTTTCAGCCTCCGACACCCCAGGCTCCCTCTACCACGCCCTAGGAGAATTCGCCAAACGCGACATCAACCTAACCAAAATCGAATCCCGCCCCACCAAACAAACCCCCTGGCAATACAACTTCTACCTCGACCTCAACGGACACCACACAGAACCCCAATGCGCACAAGCCCTCCAAGCCCTCAAACAACACAGCGCCTTCATCAAAATCCTAGGCTCCTACCCCAAAGCCACCTAA
- the ilvN gene encoding acetolactate synthase small subunit: MESTQNRVVSALVENKPGVLHSIANLFRRRNFNIESITVGVTEDTELSRITITVNADEKTLEQVVKQLDKLVCVVKVAELDLSNIVIRELALVKVHVPDIKEIPNITSCVDVFRGRVVDVARESLMVEITGTPDKIDAFLNLMSSFGVIELARTGITALSRGPKPIKNNI, translated from the coding sequence ATGGAAAGCACACAAAACCGAGTAGTTTCAGCGCTTGTGGAAAACAAGCCAGGCGTTCTTCACAGCATCGCGAACCTGTTTAGAAGACGCAACTTTAACATTGAAAGCATAACAGTTGGCGTAACCGAAGACACCGAGCTTTCGCGAATTACCATAACAGTCAACGCCGACGAGAAAACCCTTGAACAAGTCGTAAAACAACTTGACAAACTCGTGTGCGTAGTCAAAGTCGCCGAGTTAGACTTAAGCAACATCGTCATCCGCGAGTTAGCTCTCGTCAAAGTCCACGTGCCTGACATCAAAGAAATACCCAACATAACCAGCTGCGTAGACGTCTTTAGAGGACGCGTCGTAGACGTTGCCCGCGAAAGCTTGATGGTGGAAATCACAGGAACCCCAGACAAAATCGACGCCTTCCTAAACCTCATGAGCAGCTTTGGCGTCATCGAACTCGCAAGAACAGGCATAACCGCACTGTCACGAGGACCCAAACCCATCAAAAACAACATCTAA
- a CDS encoding isocitrate/isopropylmalate dehydrogenase family protein, with translation MNEYKISVIEGDGIGPELTEATLKILNAVEQKFGLKLEVIYAEAGDICNEKRGVPLPEDSVQKIKESHACLKGPVGETAADVIVKLRLMFDLYANLRPIKTYPAAAAARPDIDMMFVRENTEDVYKGLETTIGNDTTLCLRVITRKNCERIAKKAFETAKLRNGKKKVTAIHKANVMRVTDGLFASVCREVAKQYPDITFNELYVDAASMRLIKEPQTFDVLCTCNMFGDILSDEAAQLVGGLGMAPGANVGDDFALFEPIHGSAPNRAGKQTANPLSMILAAKMMLQWLGKKHSDAKCINAANAIEDAVVETLRSGNTVPDLGGNKTTVGMAEAIAAAIVQKTG, from the coding sequence ATGAATGAATACAAAATATCCGTAATCGAAGGCGACGGCATCGGACCAGAATTAACCGAAGCCACCCTAAAAATCCTAAACGCCGTAGAACAAAAATTCGGCTTAAAACTTGAAGTCATCTACGCCGAAGCAGGCGACATTTGCAACGAAAAAAGAGGCGTTCCCCTACCTGAGGACAGCGTACAGAAAATCAAAGAATCCCACGCATGCCTCAAAGGCCCCGTAGGCGAAACCGCAGCAGACGTCATCGTCAAACTACGGTTAATGTTTGACCTCTACGCTAACTTGCGTCCCATCAAAACATACCCCGCCGCAGCCGCAGCCCGACCCGACATCGACATGATGTTTGTTAGGGAAAACACTGAGGACGTCTACAAGGGCTTAGAAACCACCATAGGCAACGACACTACCTTGTGCCTTAGGGTTATTACCCGCAAAAACTGCGAACGCATCGCTAAGAAAGCATTTGAAACCGCCAAGCTACGCAACGGCAAAAAGAAAGTCACCGCCATCCACAAAGCCAACGTCATGCGCGTAACCGACGGCCTCTTCGCCAGTGTATGCCGTGAAGTCGCAAAACAGTACCCCGACATAACCTTCAACGAACTATACGTCGACGCTGCCTCCATGCGCCTAATCAAAGAACCCCAAACCTTCGATGTGCTGTGCACCTGTAACATGTTTGGCGATATACTCAGCGATGAAGCAGCCCAGCTAGTCGGCGGCTTAGGCATGGCTCCAGGCGCCAACGTAGGCGACGACTTCGCACTCTTTGAACCCATCCACGGCTCCGCACCCAACCGCGCAGGCAAACAAACCGCAAACCCGCTATCCATGATTCTAGCCGCCAAAATGATGCTACAGTGGCTAGGCAAGAAACATAGTGATGCTAAATGCATAAACGCAGCGAACGCTATAGAAGATGCAGTAGTTGAAACACTACGCAGCGGCAACACCGTTCCCGACTTAGGTGGAAACAAGACCACCGTGGGCATGGCAGAAGCAATCGCCGCAGCGATAGTGCAAAAGACCGGTTGA
- a CDS encoding 3-isopropylmalate dehydratase large subunit has protein sequence MNITEKILAKAAGKTLVQPDEIVDANVDVIMVHDLTGPLAIESFKKIGVSKVWDNKKVVIILDHQIPAESVKMAELHKMLRKFAKEQNIRMYDVGEGGICHQVMPEKGHVKPGDLLVGADSHTCTYGAFGAFATGIGSTEAAAVFATGKIWLKVPPTIKFNVEGQFPKYVTAKDLILSIIGKVGVDGCIYRSAEFTGQTMQDMSVAGRMTVCNMAVEMGAKNGIVAPDQKTVEFLNGRIPDAQETIKSLQSDADAVYEKTVEINVADLEPQVACPSSVDNVKPVSEVGNIEVNQAFIGSCTNGRIEDLRAAAQIMKGKKVKSGVRALIIPASQEVYAQAIKEGLVETFTESGALVCGATCGPCLGGHIGLLAAGEACVSTSNRNFIGRMGSKDASVYLASPATVAASALTGKISDPRKLEA, from the coding sequence ATGAACATAACCGAGAAGATTTTGGCTAAAGCTGCAGGCAAAACCTTGGTGCAGCCAGATGAAATCGTAGACGCAAACGTCGACGTCATCATGGTTCACGACCTGACAGGACCCTTAGCCATTGAATCCTTCAAGAAGATAGGCGTAAGCAAAGTTTGGGATAACAAAAAAGTAGTCATAATCCTAGATCATCAGATCCCTGCTGAATCGGTAAAGATGGCAGAGTTGCACAAGATGCTACGCAAGTTCGCAAAAGAGCAAAACATACGCATGTACGACGTAGGCGAAGGCGGCATATGCCACCAAGTCATGCCCGAGAAAGGACACGTAAAACCAGGCGATTTACTGGTGGGCGCAGATTCACACACTTGCACTTACGGCGCATTTGGTGCATTCGCAACAGGCATAGGCTCCACAGAAGCAGCCGCCGTATTTGCTACAGGAAAAATCTGGCTCAAAGTTCCTCCAACCATCAAATTTAACGTAGAAGGACAATTCCCCAAATACGTCACAGCCAAAGACCTCATCCTAAGCATTATTGGCAAAGTCGGCGTAGACGGATGCATTTACCGAAGTGCAGAATTCACAGGGCAAACCATGCAAGACATGAGCGTAGCAGGCAGGATGACTGTGTGCAACATGGCAGTAGAGATGGGCGCTAAAAACGGCATCGTAGCACCCGACCAAAAAACCGTCGAGTTCCTAAATGGCAGAATCCCAGATGCACAAGAAACCATCAAATCTCTGCAAAGCGACGCGGATGCGGTTTACGAGAAAACCGTGGAAATCAACGTAGCAGATTTGGAGCCTCAAGTTGCCTGTCCAAGTTCAGTAGACAACGTCAAGCCTGTCTCGGAAGTTGGCAACATAGAAGTTAACCAAGCATTCATCGGCTCCTGCACCAACGGACGCATAGAAGACCTACGAGCAGCCGCGCAAATCATGAAGGGCAAAAAAGTCAAATCAGGCGTCAGGGCACTGATAATTCCCGCGTCCCAAGAAGTCTACGCCCAAGCAATCAAAGAAGGCCTAGTTGAAACCTTCACGGAATCAGGCGCACTGGTTTGTGGCGCAACCTGTGGACCTTGCCTAGGCGGTCACATCGGCTTGTTAGCAGCAGGCGAAGCTTGCGTGAGCACGTCGAACAGGAACTTTATTGGCAGAATGGGCAGCAAAGACGCCAGCGTCTACTTAGCCTCGCCCGCAACCGTTGCCGCTTCAGCGTTAACAGGAAAAATATCTGACCCGCGCAAATTGGAGGCATAA